The bacterium genome includes a window with the following:
- a CDS encoding bacteriocin, with translation MKELSIEEMEQISGGETNINWDGVACVGFGVGLSAAAGAVAGPWGAALMGFAYGSLAYCPPVTYDNTRCATIGGYC, from the coding sequence ATGAAAGAGTTATCGATTGAAGAAATGGAGCAAATTTCAGGCGGCGAAACCAATATCAATTGGGATGGAGTAGCGTGTGTTGGATTTGGTGTTGGTTTGAGCGCTGCGGCAGGTGCAGTTGCTGGACCTTGGGGTGCAGCCCTTATGGGCTTTGCATATGGCTCCCTAGCTTATTGCCCTCCAGTTACTTATGACAATACCAGATGTGCTACAATCGGCGGTTATTGTTAA